In the genome of Mycobacterium kansasii ATCC 12478, one region contains:
- a CDS encoding non-ribosomal peptide synthetase, protein MPESTGLQNGMPAGEQSLALTRGQLDIWLSQETNGSGIPWQASLFVVIGGVVEPSLVQRAVRQAVAECEPLRAGIFEVDGHVYQKLADYPAAAVPFFDLSGSRDPVLETYKLASSMQREPMPWTGPLFRFALFRTSPNQFYLFVCLHHIAVDGFSSVMFVSRIATIYSAVASGVATPECSFGTLRDLVSTELEYEASRRYREDQRFWKENLPPDRQPVNYRCADAGDGDDDYFASAPVALDAQAVQRIDDLSETLGVSRRSVIAAVCGLLVQSWDHGGPEVVLDFPVARRTSEKLKTIPGMIAGVVPLRLMTPPSSSVAELCIQADSQIRQVVRHQRFPVQTLGGPLRGVALNFFPSTTVPQFGDAPASLVYTNFGRGDRFGLFFMNEGNRLFLSTAGSGAPSPDFAGAAMADRLARLFTLIAADPRRRLSSIDLLDQCADRHIHAWSNRAALTIPAAPSPSIPALFAAQAARTADAVAVTSADCVLTYRQLDTASNRLASRLAGLGIGPGDVVAVLLPRSGRAIVAILAVLKAGAAYLPIDPDHPRSRVAFLLEDTTPLAVLTAGDLTTLVDSHDVAVIDVDAPAVGAGTRTPLPAPDSDEIAYVLYTSGTTGTPKGVAITHRNIVQLVTSATPLSAQAEPTVTQCHSYAFDFSVWEIWSALLHGGRLLVVGEDVARSPNDFHALLVAESVTVLTQTPSAVAALSTDGLTGTTLVVGGEPCTAEVVDRWAPDRVMVNAYGPTESAVCVSISTPLTAGSGVAPIGRPLPGTALFVLDPWLRQVPIGVVGEIYVAGSQVGLGYWRRPGLTGSRFVACPFGGTSAPGSRMYRTGDLACWGADGQLHYKGRSDEQVKIRGYRIEPAEIATALAQSPGVEHAVVIAREDRVGEKRLVGYITGAADPNVVRAGLKDRLPQYMVPAAIMTLRQLPVTVNGKLDVAALPIPDYTAPGYQAPTTPVEEIVAGIYAGVLGLERVGTDQSFFDLGGDSLLAMRVVAAVNTALGADLSVRVLFDAPTVAELTPHIGAGSAASLRLVAVERPEKVPLSLAQHRMWTVIQAQGPSAVFNIPWVSELHGPLNMEALRRALADVVSRHEPLRTVYPAVAGIPHQVVLPVEQARLCWKVVDATAWTPDRLREVVAAQACHHFDIATEMPLRTRLYRLADDQHVFVLVLHHIAADGWSLAPLAADLSLAYSSRCAGQIPSWEPLPIQYIDFALWQRAYLGDPQDPDSMIAADLRYWEKTLAGMPPPLELSPAQPGATSYDNRGDTIAVQWPAALHRQITQVAREHRATNFMVVQAGLTALLALLTGRSDIVMGVVVAGRGHPRLDDLVGIFVNIMLLRTEVTGDLDFAHLLDQVRMRGLEAFGHQDMPYGVLVDRINAARSTPPGPLTQVLLAWQNNKPAELVLGELDITPVSVHTKTARMNFLLSLTEQFTDTGEPAGISGVVEYRTALFSPTVIETIIEQLEMLLTLVTAHPQRRLSAITELGLASR, encoded by the coding sequence ATGCCTGAGTCCACCGGCCTGCAGAACGGCATGCCGGCTGGTGAGCAGTCGCTCGCGCTAACCCGTGGGCAGCTTGACATATGGCTTTCGCAGGAGACGAATGGCTCGGGAATACCGTGGCAGGCGAGCCTTTTCGTGGTGATCGGTGGCGTCGTCGAGCCAAGCCTGGTCCAGCGCGCGGTCCGGCAGGCGGTCGCCGAGTGTGAGCCGCTGCGAGCCGGAATTTTCGAGGTGGATGGACATGTGTATCAGAAGCTTGCGGACTATCCAGCTGCCGCGGTCCCCTTCTTCGACCTGAGCGGTTCGCGGGATCCGGTTCTGGAAACGTACAAGCTGGCCTCGTCAATGCAGCGCGAGCCCATGCCGTGGACCGGGCCATTATTCCGATTTGCGTTATTCCGTACAAGTCCGAATCAATTTTACTTGTTTGTCTGTCTGCATCATATAGCTGTTGACGGATTTAGCTCTGTGATGTTCGTCAGTCGAATTGCGACGATCTACTCGGCCGTCGCGTCCGGGGTAGCGACTCCGGAATGCTCTTTCGGTACGCTGCGCGATCTTGTCAGTACCGAATTAGAGTACGAGGCGTCCAGAAGGTATCGAGAGGACCAGCGGTTCTGGAAAGAGAACCTTCCGCCAGACCGCCAGCCGGTGAACTATCGGTGCGCGGATGCCGGTGACGGGGACGATGATTACTTCGCGTCGGCGCCGGTGGCATTGGACGCTCAGGCCGTGCAGAGAATCGACGATCTGTCTGAGACGTTAGGCGTCAGCCGACGGTCGGTCATCGCGGCGGTGTGTGGACTCCTGGTACAGAGCTGGGACCACGGCGGACCCGAGGTAGTACTCGATTTCCCGGTAGCCAGACGCACCAGCGAAAAGTTGAAGACGATTCCGGGGATGATTGCCGGGGTGGTTCCGCTGAGGTTGATGACACCGCCAAGCTCTTCCGTTGCCGAACTGTGCATCCAGGCGGATTCACAGATACGCCAGGTCGTTCGGCATCAACGGTTCCCGGTGCAAACCCTCGGCGGCCCGCTTCGTGGAGTTGCGCTGAATTTCTTTCCGTCCACGACGGTCCCGCAGTTCGGTGATGCGCCGGCTTCGCTGGTGTACACCAACTTCGGCCGTGGGGACCGGTTCGGGTTGTTCTTCATGAATGAGGGCAACCGGCTGTTTCTCAGCACCGCGGGTTCCGGCGCGCCGTCGCCAGATTTTGCGGGCGCCGCTATGGCCGACAGGCTGGCGCGGCTTTTCACGCTCATCGCCGCCGACCCGCGCCGGCGGTTGTCATCGATCGATCTGCTCGACCAATGCGCGGACCGTCACATTCACGCCTGGAGCAATCGTGCTGCGCTGACGATCCCGGCTGCTCCCAGTCCCTCGATTCCAGCGCTGTTTGCCGCCCAAGCGGCGCGGACAGCGGATGCCGTCGCCGTCACATCCGCGGACTGTGTATTGACCTACCGGCAACTCGACACGGCCAGCAACCGACTTGCGTCTCGGTTAGCCGGCCTCGGGATAGGCCCCGGTGATGTGGTGGCGGTGCTGCTGCCACGCAGTGGCCGCGCCATCGTGGCAATCCTGGCGGTCCTCAAAGCGGGAGCCGCCTACCTGCCGATCGACCCGGATCACCCCCGCTCCCGCGTCGCTTTCCTGCTCGAGGACACCACACCACTGGCCGTTCTGACCGCTGGTGACCTGACCACGCTTGTGGACAGCCATGACGTCGCGGTCATCGACGTCGACGCCCCTGCTGTCGGCGCCGGCACCCGAACTCCGCTCCCGGCGCCTGACTCTGACGAAATCGCCTATGTGCTTTACACTTCCGGCACTACGGGGACGCCCAAAGGGGTGGCGATCACCCATCGCAACATCGTCCAGCTCGTCACCTCGGCTACGCCACTCAGCGCCCAAGCCGAACCCACGGTGACGCAATGTCATTCCTATGCTTTCGATTTTTCGGTGTGGGAAATCTGGAGCGCACTGTTACACGGCGGGCGCCTGCTGGTGGTAGGTGAAGACGTAGCCCGCTCCCCCAACGACTTTCACGCTCTGCTGGTGGCCGAAAGTGTCACCGTGCTAACCCAGACGCCCTCAGCCGTCGCGGCCTTGTCGACGGACGGGCTGACCGGTACGACACTTGTGGTTGGCGGTGAACCGTGCACCGCCGAAGTTGTGGACCGCTGGGCGCCCGACCGGGTGATGGTTAATGCCTACGGCCCAACCGAATCCGCGGTCTGTGTCTCCATCAGCACACCACTGACTGCCGGTTCAGGGGTGGCGCCCATCGGACGGCCGCTGCCGGGGACCGCGCTGTTTGTATTGGACCCGTGGTTACGGCAAGTGCCCATCGGGGTGGTGGGGGAAATATATGTTGCGGGAAGCCAAGTGGGGCTCGGGTATTGGCGGCGCCCCGGGTTGACGGGGTCACGGTTCGTGGCGTGCCCATTCGGCGGGACGTCAGCGCCGGGAAGCCGTATGTACCGCACCGGCGATCTGGCTTGTTGGGGCGCTGATGGTCAACTGCACTACAAGGGTCGCTCTGACGAACAGGTAAAGATCCGCGGCTACCGCATCGAGCCTGCCGAGATCGCCACTGCGCTCGCGCAGTCACCCGGAGTGGAGCATGCGGTCGTCATCGCACGCGAAGACCGTGTCGGCGAGAAACGGCTGGTGGGCTATATCACCGGCGCGGCCGACCCGAACGTGGTCCGCGCCGGGCTGAAAGACCGCCTGCCCCAGTACATGGTTCCGGCAGCCATCATGACGCTCAGGCAGTTGCCGGTAACTGTGAACGGGAAACTCGACGTTGCCGCGCTGCCCATCCCCGACTACACCGCTCCCGGGTACCAGGCGCCGACGACACCGGTGGAGGAAATCGTGGCCGGAATCTACGCGGGGGTCCTCGGCCTGGAACGCGTCGGCACTGACCAGTCATTCTTCGACCTGGGCGGTGATTCGTTGCTGGCGATGCGAGTGGTTGCCGCAGTCAACACCGCTCTGGGCGCAGACCTGTCCGTGCGGGTGCTGTTCGATGCCCCGACCGTCGCCGAACTGACGCCGCATATCGGGGCCGGATCGGCTGCGTCGCTGCGTCTGGTGGCGGTCGAGCGGCCCGAGAAGGTGCCCTTATCCCTTGCCCAGCACCGCATGTGGACCGTCATCCAGGCGCAGGGCCCGTCGGCTGTGTTCAACATCCCCTGGGTGTCCGAGTTACACGGCCCGCTCAACATGGAGGCGTTGCGACGGGCGTTAGCCGATGTGGTGAGTCGCCACGAACCCTTGCGCACCGTTTATCCCGCCGTAGCCGGCATACCGCATCAAGTCGTATTGCCGGTCGAACAGGCGCGCTTGTGCTGGAAAGTCGTCGACGCCACCGCGTGGACGCCGGATCGGCTCCGCGAAGTTGTTGCCGCCCAGGCCTGCCACCACTTTGACATCGCCACTGAGATGCCGCTACGAACCCGGCTGTATCGCTTGGCTGACGACCAACACGTGTTTGTTCTCGTGCTGCACCATATCGCCGCTGACGGCTGGTCTCTGGCCCCGCTGGCGGCCGATCTCAGCCTGGCCTATAGCAGTCGATGTGCCGGGCAGATCCCCTCCTGGGAACCGTTGCCTATCCAATACATCGATTTCGCCCTGTGGCAACGCGCATACCTGGGTGATCCGCAGGATCCCGACAGCATGATCGCCGCGGACCTTCGCTACTGGGAGAAAACGCTTGCGGGTATGCCCCCGCCTCTCGAGTTGTCGCCGGCCCAACCCGGCGCCACTTCCTACGACAATCGCGGTGACACGATCGCAGTGCAGTGGCCGGCCGCATTGCACCGCCAGATCACGCAAGTGGCCCGAGAGCACCGCGCCACCAACTTCATGGTCGTCCAGGCGGGCTTGACCGCCCTGCTGGCCCTACTTACCGGCCGCAGCGACATCGTTATGGGTGTCGTGGTCGCCGGTCGCGGCCACCCGAGGCTCGATGATTTGGTCGGCATCTTCGTCAACATCATGTTGCTGCGCACCGAGGTGACCGGTGACCTCGACTTCGCACACTTGCTGGACCAGGTTCGTATGCGCGGCCTGGAAGCGTTCGGCCACCAGGACATGCCCTATGGAGTTCTCGTCGACCGGATCAACGCCGCGCGCTCGACACCGCCGGGACCGCTGACTCAAGTCCTGCTGGCATGGCAGAACAACAAACCCGCCGAGCTCGTATTGGGCGAGTTGGACATCACCCCGGTTTCGGTGCACACGAAAACCGCGCGAATGAATTTCTTGTTGTCGCTTACCGAACAATTCACCGACACCGGTGAGCCCGCCGGGATCAGCGGGGTGGTTGAATATCGCACCGCCCTCTTCAGCCCTACCGTTATCGAAACCATCATCGAGCAGTTGGAAATGCTGTTGACGCTGGTGACGGCCCACCCACAGCGACGGTTGTCGGCAATCACCGAACTCGGCCTCGCATCCCGCTAA
- a CDS encoding peptidase — protein MQTAHRCFTAATVAVVLAVGFLPAGTAAADDKVPLGGGAGIVVNGGTLCTLTTIGHDKNGDLIGFSSAHCGGPGAPVAAEGAEAKGIVGTMVAGNDTLDYAVIKFDPAKVTPVADFNGFAINGIGPDPTFGQIACKQGRSTGNSCGVTWGPGQDPGTIVMQVCGGPGDSGAPVTVDNLLVGMIHGAFSENLPGCVTKYIPLHTPAVVMSINADLADINAKNRPGSDFVPIGG, from the coding sequence TTGCAGACGGCGCACCGCTGCTTCACCGCGGCGACCGTGGCCGTGGTCCTGGCTGTCGGGTTTCTTCCCGCGGGCACCGCGGCTGCCGACGACAAGGTTCCGTTGGGTGGCGGTGCGGGCATCGTCGTCAACGGGGGGACGTTGTGCACGTTGACGACCATCGGCCACGACAAGAACGGCGACCTCATCGGATTCAGCTCCGCGCACTGCGGTGGTCCGGGCGCGCCCGTCGCCGCCGAGGGTGCGGAAGCGAAAGGCATCGTGGGCACCATGGTGGCCGGCAACGACACCCTCGACTACGCGGTGATCAAGTTCGATCCGGCCAAGGTGACGCCGGTGGCCGACTTCAACGGCTTTGCGATCAACGGCATCGGTCCCGATCCGACGTTCGGCCAGATCGCCTGCAAACAAGGACGATCCACGGGCAACTCGTGCGGGGTCACCTGGGGTCCGGGGCAGGACCCGGGCACCATCGTGATGCAGGTCTGCGGCGGCCCCGGGGATTCCGGGGCGCCGGTGACGGTGGACAACCTGCTGGTCGGGATGATCCACGGAGCGTTCAGCGAGAACCTGCCCGGCTGCGTCACCAAGTACATTCCGCTGCACACGCCGGCGGTGGTGATGTCGATCAACGCGGACCTGGCCGACATCAACGCCAAGAACCGGCCGGGATCGGACTTCGTCCCGATCGGGGGCTGA
- a CDS encoding phage holin family protein gives MSKPDRQTGVPSTLTTIPLADPHARPGEPSIGDLIKDATTQMSTLVRAEVELARAEITRDVKRGLTGSVFFIAALVVLFYSTFFLFFFLAELLDSWLWRWVAFLIVFALMVVTTVVLALLGFLKVRRIRGPQQTIESVKETRTALMPGHDKTPAVTRPAAPEGTTPTDPSGW, from the coding sequence GTGAGCAAACCTGATCGCCAGACCGGTGTGCCCAGCACGCTGACCACGATTCCGTTGGCCGATCCGCACGCCCGGCCCGGTGAACCGTCGATCGGCGACCTGATCAAAGACGCGACGACCCAGATGTCGACGCTGGTACGGGCCGAGGTCGAACTGGCCCGAGCCGAGATCACTCGCGACGTCAAGAGGGGTCTGACCGGCAGCGTGTTCTTCATCGCCGCGCTGGTGGTGCTGTTCTACTCGACCTTCTTCCTGTTCTTCTTCCTTGCCGAGCTGCTCGACTCCTGGCTGTGGCGCTGGGTGGCGTTCCTGATCGTCTTCGCCCTCATGGTGGTGACCACCGTCGTGCTCGCACTGTTGGGTTTCCTCAAGGTCCGACGAATCCGGGGACCACAGCAGACCATCGAGTCGGTCAAGGAGACCCGCACCGCGCTCATGCCGGGCCACGACAAGACCCCGGCCGTGACCCGCCCGGCGGCACCCGAGGGCACGACGCCCACCGATCCGTCGGGTTGGTAA
- a CDS encoding alpha/beta fold hydrolase, translating into MPAPDPSMTRIDGPWRHLDVHANGIRFHVVEAIPADPDAAEPAIPAMARPLVILLHGFGSFWWSWRHQLRGLTSARVVAVDLRGYGGSDKPPRGYDGWTLAGDTAGLIRALGHSSATLVGHADGGLACWTTALLHSRLVRSIALISSPHPAALRRSTLTRRDQGRALLPTLLRYQVPLWPERLLTRDDAAEIERLVRIRSSAKWVASEDFSQTIGYLRQAIRIPAAAHSALEYQRWAVRSQLRGEGRRFMKSMRRQLGVPLLHLRGDADPYVLADPVERTHRYAPHGRYVSVAGAGHFSHEEAPEEVNRQLARFLDQVHRLS; encoded by the coding sequence GTGCCGGCACCAGATCCGTCGATGACCCGCATCGACGGGCCATGGCGGCATCTGGACGTGCACGCCAACGGCATCCGGTTCCACGTCGTCGAGGCCATTCCGGCCGACCCGGACGCGGCGGAGCCGGCCATACCGGCGATGGCACGGCCCCTGGTGATCCTGTTGCACGGATTCGGTTCGTTCTGGTGGTCGTGGCGTCACCAGCTGCGCGGGCTCACGAGTGCCCGGGTGGTCGCGGTCGACCTGCGCGGCTACGGCGGCAGCGACAAACCGCCCCGCGGCTACGACGGCTGGACCCTGGCCGGTGACACGGCCGGATTGATCCGCGCGCTGGGACACTCGTCGGCCACGCTGGTCGGTCATGCCGACGGCGGGCTCGCCTGCTGGACCACCGCGCTGCTGCACTCCCGGCTGGTGCGGTCCATCGCGCTGATCAGCTCACCGCATCCGGCCGCGCTGCGCCGATCCACCCTGACCAGGCGAGACCAGGGCCGCGCACTGTTGCCGACATTGCTGCGCTACCAAGTGCCGCTGTGGCCCGAGCGCCTGCTGACCCGGGATGACGCGGCCGAAATCGAGCGCCTGGTACGCATTCGTAGCAGCGCCAAATGGGTTGCCTCCGAAGACTTTTCGCAGACGATCGGCTATCTGCGGCAGGCCATCCGGATTCCTGCTGCCGCGCACTCGGCACTGGAGTACCAGCGTTGGGCCGTGCGCAGTCAGCTGCGCGGCGAAGGCCGGCGCTTCATGAAGTCGATGCGTCGGCAACTCGGCGTGCCGTTGCTGCACCTACGCGGTGACGCCGATCCCTACGTCCTGGCCGATCCGGTCGAGCGCACCCACCGTTACGCGCCGCACGGACGCTACGTATCCGTCGCCGGCGCCGGACATTTCAGCCACGAAGAAGCACCCGAGGAGGTCAACCGGCAGCTGGCACGGTTCCTCGATCAGGTGCACCGGCTCAGCTGA
- the marP gene encoding acid resistance serine protease MarP → MTPSQWLDIAVLAVAFIAAISGWRSGALGSMLSFAGVLLGAIAGVLLAPHIVAHIAAPRAKLFTALFLILGLVVVGEVAGVVLGRAVRGAIRNRPVRVIDSVIGVAVQLVVVLTAAWLLATPLTQSKDQPELAAAVRGSRVLAEVNEVAPTWLKTVPKRLSALLNTSGLPQVLEPFSRTPVIPVASPDPALADNPVVTATAPSVLKIRSLAPSCQKVLEGSGFVVAPERVMTNAHVVAGSNSVQVYASGKPLDATVVSYDPSVDIAILAVPHLPPAPLVFAQEEARTGTSVVVLGYPGGGNFTATPARIREAIKLSGPDIYRNPQPVTRDVYTIRANVEQGDSGGPLIDLNGQVLGVVFGAAVDDPDTGFVLTAGEVASQLEKIGATQRVGTGACVS, encoded by the coding sequence ATGACCCCGTCACAATGGCTCGATATCGCGGTGTTGGCGGTCGCCTTCATCGCGGCGATCTCGGGCTGGCGGTCCGGTGCGCTGGGCTCGATGCTGTCGTTTGCCGGTGTGCTGCTGGGCGCGATTGCCGGCGTCCTGCTGGCGCCCCACATCGTCGCCCACATCGCTGCCCCCCGGGCCAAGCTGTTCACCGCGCTGTTTCTGATCCTCGGACTGGTCGTGGTCGGCGAAGTCGCAGGTGTGGTGCTGGGACGGGCCGTGCGCGGGGCGATCCGCAATCGGCCGGTCCGGGTGATCGACTCGGTCATCGGGGTGGCGGTGCAGCTGGTCGTGGTGCTGACGGCGGCGTGGCTGCTGGCGACGCCGCTGACCCAGTCGAAGGATCAGCCGGAGTTGGCGGCGGCGGTTCGCGGGTCACGGGTGCTCGCCGAGGTCAACGAGGTGGCACCCACCTGGCTCAAGACGGTGCCCAAGCGGCTTTCGGCGCTGCTGAACACCTCGGGCCTGCCGCAGGTGCTGGAGCCGTTCAGCCGCACCCCGGTCATTCCGGTCGCCTCGCCCGATCCCGCGCTGGCCGACAACCCGGTGGTGACGGCCACCGCGCCGAGCGTGCTCAAGATCCGCAGCCTGGCCCCCAGCTGCCAGAAGGTGCTGGAGGGCAGCGGCTTCGTGGTTGCCCCCGAGCGCGTGATGACCAACGCTCACGTGGTCGCCGGGTCCAACAGTGTGCAGGTCTACGCGAGCGGCAAGCCCCTGGACGCGACCGTGGTGTCCTACGACCCTTCGGTCGACATCGCGATCCTGGCCGTCCCGCACCTGCCGCCGGCGCCGCTGGTGTTCGCCCAAGAAGAAGCCAGAACGGGCACCAGCGTTGTGGTGCTGGGCTACCCCGGCGGCGGCAACTTCACCGCGACGCCGGCCCGGATTCGCGAGGCCATCAAACTCAGTGGTCCCGACATCTACCGCAACCCCCAGCCGGTCACCCGCGACGTCTACACCATCAGGGCCAACGTGGAGCAGGGCGACTCGGGTGGACCGTTGATCGACCTCAACGGTCAGGTGCTCGGCGTGGTGTTCGGCGCGGCCGTCGACGACCCGGACACCGGGTTCGTGCTGACCGCCGGTGAGGTGGCCAGTCAGCTGGAAAAGATCGGGGCCACCCAGCGCGTCGGCACCGGGGCGTGCGTCAGCTGA
- a CDS encoding NUDIX hydrolase: MNAGVALTPEVGPSWLRPLVDNVDRVPDAVRRRLPADMLAMVTAARATASLRRNEREAAVLVLFSGPESGRADGGVPDDADLLLTVRASTLRHHAGQAAFPGGASDPGDQGPVATAFREAHEETGLDPAKLHPLATMERTFIAPSRFHVVPVLAYSPDPGPVHVVNEAETAMVTRVPVRAFVNPENRLMVYRRTLSRRWAGPAFLLNHMLVWGFTGQVISAVLDVAGWARPWDTSDVRELDDAMALVGEQGGLR, translated from the coding sequence GTGAACGCTGGGGTTGCCCTGACGCCCGAGGTCGGCCCGTCCTGGCTGCGCCCACTGGTCGACAACGTGGACCGGGTGCCCGACGCGGTCCGGCGGCGGTTGCCGGCCGACATGCTGGCCATGGTGACGGCGGCCCGGGCGACCGCATCCCTGCGTCGCAACGAACGCGAAGCGGCCGTTCTGGTGCTGTTCTCCGGTCCCGAGTCCGGGCGGGCCGACGGCGGCGTTCCCGACGACGCCGACCTGCTGTTGACGGTGCGGGCGTCGACCTTGCGTCACCATGCCGGTCAGGCGGCATTCCCCGGCGGCGCATCCGATCCCGGAGACCAGGGTCCGGTGGCCACCGCCTTCCGGGAAGCCCATGAGGAGACCGGACTCGACCCGGCCAAGCTCCACCCACTGGCCACCATGGAACGCACCTTCATCGCTCCGTCGCGATTCCACGTCGTCCCGGTGCTGGCGTATTCCCCCGATCCCGGACCGGTGCACGTCGTCAACGAGGCGGAGACGGCCATGGTGACGCGGGTTCCGGTGCGCGCCTTCGTCAATCCGGAAAACCGGCTGATGGTGTACCGGCGGACGTTGAGTCGGCGGTGGGCCGGGCCGGCGTTTCTGCTCAACCACATGCTGGTCTGGGGGTTCACCGGCCAGGTGATTTCGGCGGTGCTCGACGTTGCAGGGTGGGCCAGGCCCTGGGACACCAGCGATGTCCGCGAACTGGACGACGCGATGGCGCTGGTCGGTGAGCAGGGTGGACTGCGATGA
- a CDS encoding TlpA family protein disulfide reductase: protein MSSRTRWTVAVLAVVATLIVALVVQLRDDSPSTATPQAPAARDHRDADTAAALAGPRRRANLPPCPAAGAGSGSPALTGVVVECAADGSAVDVARALAGRRVLLNLWAYWCGECIAELPAMAEYQQRVGPEVMVVTVHQDENETAALLRLADLGVRLPTLQDGRRKVAAALRVANVMPATVLLRPDGSVAQTLPRAFASAEEIAAAVGDKAW from the coding sequence CTGTCCTCGAGAACCCGCTGGACCGTCGCGGTCCTGGCGGTGGTCGCCACCCTCATCGTGGCGCTGGTCGTCCAACTGCGTGACGACTCCCCAAGCACCGCAACCCCACAGGCGCCGGCGGCGCGAGACCACCGGGATGCCGACACCGCCGCGGCGCTGGCCGGGCCGCGGCGGCGCGCCAACCTGCCGCCCTGCCCGGCCGCCGGTGCCGGCTCGGGCTCACCGGCACTGACCGGCGTGGTGGTGGAATGCGCGGCCGACGGTTCCGCCGTCGACGTGGCCCGGGCGCTGGCCGGGCGGCGGGTGCTGCTCAATCTATGGGCGTACTGGTGCGGGGAGTGCATAGCCGAACTGCCCGCGATGGCCGAATATCAACAACGGGTCGGGCCCGAAGTCATGGTGGTGACGGTTCATCAGGACGAGAATGAGACGGCCGCGTTGCTGCGGTTGGCCGATCTGGGTGTTCGGTTGCCGACCCTGCAGGACGGCCGCCGTAAAGTGGCGGCAGCATTGCGGGTGGCGAATGTGATGCCCGCGACAGTGCTCTTGCGGCCGGACGGTAGCGTGGCCCAGACCCTGCCGCGCGCTTTCGCCAGCGCCGAGGAGATAGCGGCTGCGGTCGGAGACAAGGCGTGGTGA
- the nth gene encoding endonuclease III, whose protein sequence is MNRQLGQAFPHVYCELDFTNPLELALATILSAQSTDKRVNLTTPALFAKYRTALDYAKADRTELENLIRPTGFFRNKANALIGLGQALVERFDGEVPATMAELVTLPGIGRKTANVILGNAFGIPGITVDTHFGRLVRRWHWTAETDPVKVEHAVGELIERKEWTVLSHRVIFHGRRVCHARKPACGVCVLAKDCPSFGLGPTEPLLAAPLVQGPETEHLLALAGL, encoded by the coding sequence ATGAATCGTCAACTGGGACAAGCCTTTCCGCATGTGTACTGCGAATTGGACTTCACCAATCCGCTCGAACTGGCGCTGGCGACCATCCTTTCGGCGCAGAGCACCGACAAACGGGTGAACCTGACGACGCCGGCGTTGTTCGCGAAATATCGGACTGCGCTCGACTATGCCAAAGCGGACCGCACCGAGCTGGAAAACCTCATTCGCCCCACCGGTTTCTTCCGTAACAAGGCCAACGCGTTGATCGGCCTCGGGCAAGCTCTGGTCGAGCGGTTCGACGGCGAGGTGCCCGCCACCATGGCGGAACTTGTGACGCTGCCGGGAATCGGCCGCAAGACCGCCAACGTCATTCTCGGCAATGCGTTCGGCATCCCCGGAATCACCGTCGACACCCACTTCGGGCGGTTGGTGCGGCGCTGGCACTGGACCGCCGAAACCGACCCGGTGAAGGTGGAGCATGCGGTCGGCGAACTGATCGAACGCAAGGAGTGGACCGTGCTCAGCCACCGGGTGATCTTCCACGGCCGCCGGGTATGCCACGCCCGCAAGCCCGCGTGCGGTGTCTGCGTGCTCGCCAAAGACTGCCCCTCCTTCGGCCTCGGCCCCACCGAGCCGCTGCTGGCCGCACCTCTTGTCCAGGGCCCCGAAACCGAGCATCTGCTGGCCCTCGCCGGCCTGTGA
- the crp gene encoding cAMP-activated global transcriptional regulator CRP, which yields MDEILARAGIFQGVEPSAVAALTKQLQPVDFPRGHTVFAEGEPGDRLYIIISGKVKIGRRSPDGRENLLTIMGPSDMFGELSIFDPGPRTSSATTITEVRAVSMDRDALRAWIADRPEIAEQLLRVLARRLRRTNNNLADLIFTDVPGRVAKQLLQLAQRFGTQEGGAMRVTHDLTQEEIAQLVGASRETVNKALADFAHRGWIRLEGKSVLISDSERLARRAR from the coding sequence GTGGACGAGATCCTGGCAAGGGCAGGAATCTTCCAAGGGGTTGAGCCCAGCGCGGTCGCGGCACTGACCAAGCAGCTGCAGCCCGTTGACTTCCCCCGCGGACACACGGTTTTCGCTGAAGGTGAGCCGGGCGATCGGCTGTACATCATCATCTCGGGCAAGGTGAAAATCGGGCGCCGCTCGCCCGACGGCCGGGAGAACCTGCTGACCATCATGGGCCCGTCCGACATGTTCGGCGAGCTGTCGATTTTCGACCCCGGGCCGCGGACATCCAGCGCGACCACGATCACCGAGGTGCGGGCGGTCTCGATGGACCGCGACGCGCTGCGGGCGTGGATCGCCGATCGTCCGGAAATCGCCGAGCAGCTGCTGCGCGTCCTGGCGCGCCGGTTGCGGCGCACCAACAACAATCTGGCCGACCTCATCTTCACCGACGTGCCCGGCCGGGTGGCCAAGCAGCTGCTGCAGCTTGCCCAGCGTTTCGGCACCCAGGAGGGCGGCGCGATGCGGGTCACCCACGACCTCACTCAGGAGGAGATCGCACAGCTGGTCGGCGCTTCCCGGGAGACGGTGAACAAGGCGCTGGCCGACTTCGCGCACCGCGGCTGGATCCGGTTGGAGGGCAAGAGCGTGCTGATCTCGGATTCTGAACGGCTGGCCCGCCGGGCTCGGTAG